One region of Trichosurus vulpecula isolate mTriVul1 chromosome 1, mTriVul1.pri, whole genome shotgun sequence genomic DNA includes:
- the LOC118842125 gene encoding cytochrome c oxidase subunit 6B1-like has protein sequence MSRPRSRTTELLDHCFPNQNQTKNCWQNFLDFQHCEDTTTEKGRDVSICLWHKCVYKSLCPLFWVTA, from the coding sequence ATGTCCAGGCCAAGATCCAGGACTACTGAACTGTTGGACCATTGCTTTCCCAATCAGAACCAGACCAAGAATTGCTGGCAGAACTTCCTAGACTTTCAGCATTGTGAGGACACCACGACTGAGAAAGGTAGAGATGTGTCTATCTGTCTTTGGCACAAATGTGTCTACAAGTCCCTCTGTCCCTTGTTCTGGGTAACTGCTTGA